A genomic window from Elaeis guineensis isolate ETL-2024a chromosome 3, EG11, whole genome shotgun sequence includes:
- the LOC140856387 gene encoding secreted RxLR effector protein 161-like produces MENSKPIGTPMSPSCKLDKDDEGKCVDLKYYRGMIGSLLYLTASRPDIMFSVCLCARYQSNPKESHLNAVKRILRYLNGTQTLGLWYSKDSLINLLGYSDVDFAGCRLDRKSTSGTCQFLGVNLISWFSKKQNSVALSTAEAEYIAAGSCCAQILWIKQQLEDFGIKLNETPIRCDNTSAINLSKNPIQHSRSKHIEIRHHFIREHVQNKNIILEYVCTENQLADIFTKALSEDRFCEIRRNLGILDPYA; encoded by the coding sequence atggagaactccaaaccaattggcacacccatgagcccctcatgtaagcttgacaaggatgatgaaggtaaatgtgtagacttaaaatactatagaggtatgattggctctctattatatttaactgcaagtaggcctgatatcatgtttagtgtttgtttgtgtgctagatatcaatctaatcctaaagaatctcatttgaatgctgttaaaagaatccttagatacttgaatggtactcaaactctagggttatggtactctaaggactcactaattaatttattaggatattcagatgttgattttgctggatgtagattagatagaaaaagcacaagtggaacttgccaatttcttggagttaacctaatctcctggtttagcaagaaacaaaattcggtagcactgtctacggctgaggccgaatacattgcagccggaagttgttgtgctcaaatcttgtggattaagcaacaactcgaagactttggaatcaaacttaatgaaacaccaataagatgtgacaacacaagtgccataaatctatctaaaaatccaattcaacactcaaggtccaaacatattgaaataagacatcattttataagagaacatgttcaaaataaaaatataattcttgaatatgtttgcactgaaaatcaattagctgatatctttacaaaggcccttagcgaggatagattctgtgaaattaggagaaatctaggaattcttgatccttatgcctaa